In one Gadus morhua chromosome 7, gadMor3.0, whole genome shotgun sequence genomic region, the following are encoded:
- the pou2f3 gene encoding POU domain, class 2, transcription factor 3 isoform X4 has protein sequence MRSIILRQNKNLKDSPGIKMSTGTIENSESPDQQADLEQNGIDFNQVRQELPSLHTMQQLVLMPPSHLSSPSYLLSQSQTSHQAFLQQNLLSLPPQSQSSLLQHQQGLTLNPQVMNRSGLGGPSMDNHMDLSHLQMPKHMALPPLEEPSDLEELEQFAKAFKQRRIKLGFTQGDVGLAMGKLYGNDFSQTTISRFEALNLSFKNMCKLKPLLEKWLSDAENSPADAMNSPASLPPLIEGYGRKRKKRTSIETNIKQTLEKRFLDNPKPNSEEITLISESLSMEKEVVRVWFCNRRQKEKRIYCPVATMAMKSHNFSNRMASSSRPFSPLASGGVSSSSSPNSASRGASPNIMSTSSTTLPSQVNQTYSAPGSWYRTWNPSPYH, from the exons ATGAGAAGCATTATTCTACGTCAAAACAAGAATCTGAAGGACAGCCCTG GTATTAAGATGAGCACAGGTACGATTGAGAACTCGGAGTCGCCAGACCAGCAAGCAG ATTTAGAGCAGAACGGAATAGACTTCAATCAAGTGAGACAA GAGCTGCCCTCTCTACACACGATGCAGCAGCTGGTTCTGATGCCTCCGTCTCACCTCTCATCGCCCTCCTACCTGCtatcacagtcacagactagtcaccaag CTTTTCTGCAGCAGAACTTGCTGTCTCTTCCACCACAGAGTCAGTCcagcctcctccagcaccagcagGGGCTCACCCTGAACCCACAG GTTATGAACCGTTCCGGTCTGGGTGGGCCGTCTATGGACAACCATATGGACCTGTCTCACCTGCAGATGCCAAAACACATGGCTTTACCACCGCTTGAGGAGCCTAGcgacctggaggagctggagcagttTGCAAAGGCTTTCAAGCAAAGGCGAATCAAACTTGGCTTTACGCAG GGAGATGTAGGCCTTGCGATGGGGAAGCTTTATGGGAATGACTTCAGTCAGACAACCATCTCTCGGTTTGAGGCCCTGAACCTGAGCTTCAAGAACATGTGCAAGCTGAAGCCCCTGCTGGAGAAGTGGTTGAGTGATGCAG AGAACTCCCCGGCGGACGCCATGAACAGCCCCGCCTCGCTTCCCCCGCTGATCGAGGGCTACGGCcgcaagaggaagaagaggaccaGCATTGAAACCAACATCAAGCAGACGCTTGAGAAGCGCTTTCTTGAT AATCCAAAGCCGAACTCGGAGGAGATAACGCTCATCTCAGAATCCCTCTCTATGGAGAAAGAAGTCGTACGGGTTTGGTTTTGTAATCGCCggcagaaagagaagagaatcTACTGTCCTGTGGCCACCATGGCCATGAAATCACACAACTTCAGCAACAGAATG GCGTCCTCGTCCAGGCCCTTCAGCCCACTGGCGTCAGGAGGAG TCTCTTCCAGTTCCTCTCCCAACAGCGCCAGCCGCGGAGCTTCTCCCAACATCATGTCCACATCTTCAACCACTTTACCCTCA
- the pou2f3 gene encoding POU domain, class 2, transcription factor 3 isoform X3, which yields MRSIILRQNKNLKDSPGIKMSTGTIENSESPDQQADLEQNGIDFNQVRQGSTLGLPGGQLTGELPSLHTMQQLVLMPPSHLSSPSYLLSQSQTSHQAFLQQNLLSLPPQSQSSLLQHQQGLTLNPQVMNRSGLGGPSMDNHMDLSHLQMPKHMALPPLEEPSDLEELEQFAKAFKQRRIKLGFTQGDVGLAMGKLYGNDFSQTTISRFEALNLSFKNMCKLKPLLEKWLSDAENSPADAMNSPASLPPLIEGYGRKRKKRTSIETNIKQTLEKRFLDNPKPNSEEITLISESLSMEKEVVRVWFCNRRQKEKRIYCPVATMAMKSHNFSNRMASSSRPFSPLASGGVSSSSSPNSASRGASPNIMSTSSTTLPSQVNQTYSAPGSWYRTWNPSPYH from the exons ATGAGAAGCATTATTCTACGTCAAAACAAGAATCTGAAGGACAGCCCTG GTATTAAGATGAGCACAGGTACGATTGAGAACTCGGAGTCGCCAGACCAGCAAGCAG ATTTAGAGCAGAACGGAATAGACTTCAATCAAGTGAGACAA GGTTCAACCTTAGGCCTACCCGGAGGACAGCTGACTGGG GAGCTGCCCTCTCTACACACGATGCAGCAGCTGGTTCTGATGCCTCCGTCTCACCTCTCATCGCCCTCCTACCTGCtatcacagtcacagactagtcaccaag CTTTTCTGCAGCAGAACTTGCTGTCTCTTCCACCACAGAGTCAGTCcagcctcctccagcaccagcagGGGCTCACCCTGAACCCACAG GTTATGAACCGTTCCGGTCTGGGTGGGCCGTCTATGGACAACCATATGGACCTGTCTCACCTGCAGATGCCAAAACACATGGCTTTACCACCGCTTGAGGAGCCTAGcgacctggaggagctggagcagttTGCAAAGGCTTTCAAGCAAAGGCGAATCAAACTTGGCTTTACGCAG GGAGATGTAGGCCTTGCGATGGGGAAGCTTTATGGGAATGACTTCAGTCAGACAACCATCTCTCGGTTTGAGGCCCTGAACCTGAGCTTCAAGAACATGTGCAAGCTGAAGCCCCTGCTGGAGAAGTGGTTGAGTGATGCAG AGAACTCCCCGGCGGACGCCATGAACAGCCCCGCCTCGCTTCCCCCGCTGATCGAGGGCTACGGCcgcaagaggaagaagaggaccaGCATTGAAACCAACATCAAGCAGACGCTTGAGAAGCGCTTTCTTGAT AATCCAAAGCCGAACTCGGAGGAGATAACGCTCATCTCAGAATCCCTCTCTATGGAGAAAGAAGTCGTACGGGTTTGGTTTTGTAATCGCCggcagaaagagaagagaatcTACTGTCCTGTGGCCACCATGGCCATGAAATCACACAACTTCAGCAACAGAATG GCGTCCTCGTCCAGGCCCTTCAGCCCACTGGCGTCAGGAGGAG TCTCTTCCAGTTCCTCTCCCAACAGCGCCAGCCGCGGAGCTTCTCCCAACATCATGTCCACATCTTCAACCACTTTACCCTCA
- the pou2f3 gene encoding POU domain, class 2, transcription factor 3 isoform X2, which yields MRSIILRQNKNLKDSPGIKMSTGTIENSESPDQQADLEQNGIDFNQVRQTCHPTQGSTLGLPGGQLTGELPSLHTMQQLVLMPPSHLSSPSYLLSQSQTSHQAFLQQNLLSLPPQSQSSLLQHQQGLTLNPQVMNRSGLGGPSMDNHMDLSHLQMPKHMALPPLEEPSDLEELEQFAKAFKQRRIKLGFTQGDVGLAMGKLYGNDFSQTTISRFEALNLSFKNMCKLKPLLEKWLSDAENSPADAMNSPASLPPLIEGYGRKRKKRTSIETNIKQTLEKRFLDNPKPNSEEITLISESLSMEKEVVRVWFCNRRQKEKRIYCPVATMAMKSHNFSNRMASSSRPFSPLASGGVSSSSSPNSASRGASPNIMSTSSTTLPSQVNQTYSAPGSWYRTWNPSPYH from the exons ATGAGAAGCATTATTCTACGTCAAAACAAGAATCTGAAGGACAGCCCTG GTATTAAGATGAGCACAGGTACGATTGAGAACTCGGAGTCGCCAGACCAGCAAGCAG ATTTAGAGCAGAACGGAATAGACTTCAATCAAGTGAGACAA ACATGTCACCCAACACAGGGTTCAACCTTAGGCCTACCCGGAGGACAGCTGACTGGG GAGCTGCCCTCTCTACACACGATGCAGCAGCTGGTTCTGATGCCTCCGTCTCACCTCTCATCGCCCTCCTACCTGCtatcacagtcacagactagtcaccaag CTTTTCTGCAGCAGAACTTGCTGTCTCTTCCACCACAGAGTCAGTCcagcctcctccagcaccagcagGGGCTCACCCTGAACCCACAG GTTATGAACCGTTCCGGTCTGGGTGGGCCGTCTATGGACAACCATATGGACCTGTCTCACCTGCAGATGCCAAAACACATGGCTTTACCACCGCTTGAGGAGCCTAGcgacctggaggagctggagcagttTGCAAAGGCTTTCAAGCAAAGGCGAATCAAACTTGGCTTTACGCAG GGAGATGTAGGCCTTGCGATGGGGAAGCTTTATGGGAATGACTTCAGTCAGACAACCATCTCTCGGTTTGAGGCCCTGAACCTGAGCTTCAAGAACATGTGCAAGCTGAAGCCCCTGCTGGAGAAGTGGTTGAGTGATGCAG AGAACTCCCCGGCGGACGCCATGAACAGCCCCGCCTCGCTTCCCCCGCTGATCGAGGGCTACGGCcgcaagaggaagaagaggaccaGCATTGAAACCAACATCAAGCAGACGCTTGAGAAGCGCTTTCTTGAT AATCCAAAGCCGAACTCGGAGGAGATAACGCTCATCTCAGAATCCCTCTCTATGGAGAAAGAAGTCGTACGGGTTTGGTTTTGTAATCGCCggcagaaagagaagagaatcTACTGTCCTGTGGCCACCATGGCCATGAAATCACACAACTTCAGCAACAGAATG GCGTCCTCGTCCAGGCCCTTCAGCCCACTGGCGTCAGGAGGAG TCTCTTCCAGTTCCTCTCCCAACAGCGCCAGCCGCGGAGCTTCTCCCAACATCATGTCCACATCTTCAACCACTTTACCCTCA
- the pou2f3 gene encoding POU domain, class 2, transcription factor 3 isoform X1 — protein MRSIILRQNKNLKDSPGIKMSTGTIENSESPDQQADLEQNGIDFNQVRQIKTEDIHDSHHSVLSLKTCHPTQGSTLGLPGGQLTGELPSLHTMQQLVLMPPSHLSSPSYLLSQSQTSHQAFLQQNLLSLPPQSQSSLLQHQQGLTLNPQVMNRSGLGGPSMDNHMDLSHLQMPKHMALPPLEEPSDLEELEQFAKAFKQRRIKLGFTQGDVGLAMGKLYGNDFSQTTISRFEALNLSFKNMCKLKPLLEKWLSDAENSPADAMNSPASLPPLIEGYGRKRKKRTSIETNIKQTLEKRFLDNPKPNSEEITLISESLSMEKEVVRVWFCNRRQKEKRIYCPVATMAMKSHNFSNRMASSSRPFSPLASGGVSSSSSPNSASRGASPNIMSTSSTTLPSQVNQTYSAPGSWYRTWNPSPYH, from the exons ATGAGAAGCATTATTCTACGTCAAAACAAGAATCTGAAGGACAGCCCTG GTATTAAGATGAGCACAGGTACGATTGAGAACTCGGAGTCGCCAGACCAGCAAGCAG ATTTAGAGCAGAACGGAATAGACTTCAATCAAGTGAGACAA ATTAAGACGGAAGACATCCACGACTCACATCATTCTGTCTTATCACTGAAGACATGTCACCCAACACAGGGTTCAACCTTAGGCCTACCCGGAGGACAGCTGACTGGG GAGCTGCCCTCTCTACACACGATGCAGCAGCTGGTTCTGATGCCTCCGTCTCACCTCTCATCGCCCTCCTACCTGCtatcacagtcacagactagtcaccaag CTTTTCTGCAGCAGAACTTGCTGTCTCTTCCACCACAGAGTCAGTCcagcctcctccagcaccagcagGGGCTCACCCTGAACCCACAG GTTATGAACCGTTCCGGTCTGGGTGGGCCGTCTATGGACAACCATATGGACCTGTCTCACCTGCAGATGCCAAAACACATGGCTTTACCACCGCTTGAGGAGCCTAGcgacctggaggagctggagcagttTGCAAAGGCTTTCAAGCAAAGGCGAATCAAACTTGGCTTTACGCAG GGAGATGTAGGCCTTGCGATGGGGAAGCTTTATGGGAATGACTTCAGTCAGACAACCATCTCTCGGTTTGAGGCCCTGAACCTGAGCTTCAAGAACATGTGCAAGCTGAAGCCCCTGCTGGAGAAGTGGTTGAGTGATGCAG AGAACTCCCCGGCGGACGCCATGAACAGCCCCGCCTCGCTTCCCCCGCTGATCGAGGGCTACGGCcgcaagaggaagaagaggaccaGCATTGAAACCAACATCAAGCAGACGCTTGAGAAGCGCTTTCTTGAT AATCCAAAGCCGAACTCGGAGGAGATAACGCTCATCTCAGAATCCCTCTCTATGGAGAAAGAAGTCGTACGGGTTTGGTTTTGTAATCGCCggcagaaagagaagagaatcTACTGTCCTGTGGCCACCATGGCCATGAAATCACACAACTTCAGCAACAGAATG GCGTCCTCGTCCAGGCCCTTCAGCCCACTGGCGTCAGGAGGAG TCTCTTCCAGTTCCTCTCCCAACAGCGCCAGCCGCGGAGCTTCTCCCAACATCATGTCCACATCTTCAACCACTTTACCCTCA